A region of the Methanobacterium sp. Maddingley MBC34 genome:
CAGATCCAAAAATTAGCCCAGGATGGAGGAATAGTATCCGGTCTATTCTGCTATGCCCTAGATGAAGGACTCATTGATGGTGCAGTAGTAGCTGGACCATCAGATGTAATGTGGAAACCAGAACCAATGGTAGCCATGTCCTCAGATGAGATACTGGCCGCCGCTGGAACTAAATACACCTTCTCCCCTAACGTATGGATGCTCAAAAAAGCAGTCCGACAGTATGGTCTAGAGAAACTTGGAACCGTAGCCATACCCTGTCAGAGTATGGGAATCCGAAAAATGCAATCTTACCCATTCGGAGTAAAGAACGTGGCAGATAAAATTGCCTTAATGTTAGGTATTTTCTGCATGGAAAACTTCCCATACGAGTCCCTCAGGACTTTCATCTCAGAAAAAGCAGGAGTGGACTTCGATTTAGTGGAAAAAATGGACATAGGCAAAGGTAAATTCTGGATTGAAACTGCCGACCAAACTCTGAGCATACCACTCAAAGAAACTCATGGATACGAACAGAATGGATGCAAAGTTTGTCTGGATTACGTAGCAGAACTAGCTGATGTATCAACTGGTTCAGTTGGAACCCCAGACGGCTGGTCCACAGTTTTCGTCAGAACCGATGCCGGTGAAACCATATTCAAACAGGCTGTTGAAGCTGGAGTCATTGAAACCAAATCAATGGATAATGTGAAACCAGGTTTAGGTCTACTTGAAAAACTGGCCACCGACAAGAAAACCAAAGCCATGAAGGTAATCGATGAAAGGAAAGCCATGGGCTTACCTGTACCTTTCAAAGGCAGTGCTGAAAAAGAAGACCCATTAGCAAACGTGTAAGGGATACAACATCCCTACATTTTTCTATTTTTTTAAAATTACATTTAATTCATAATGTCTATTTTGATTTAATATTATCCGTTTTACCTTTATTTTATTTATCAATTTAGAATTGAATGAAGCTTAAATTGGGCTTTAATATTTTTAAACATATTTCTTTACAAATTTGGATATTTGACTTGGAATTTAGTAAAAAAAAGAATAGTCCTAAACCATTGGTATGCGAAAAACTTACAAGGATGATGTTAATATAATTGAATTTAGGGGTGTTTGAATGGACATAATTCTAATTATAGGGGCAATGTTTTTAGCATACGCCGGTATTTTAATGGTATATTATAATATACGTTCAAAAGAAAGGCAGAAAAGGGCATCAAAATTAATGCTTAATGGTGTAATGAGCTTAAGGCGC
Encoded here:
- a CDS encoding coenzyme F420-reducing hydrogenase, beta subunit (PFAM: Coenzyme F420 hydrogenase/dehydrogenase, beta subunit N-term; Coenzyme F420 hydrogenase/dehydrogenase, beta subunit C terminus~TIGRFAM: coenzyme F420 hydrogenase, subunit beta) yields the protein MVLGTYKEVVAARSTDKQIQKLAQDGGIVSGLFCYALDEGLIDGAVVAGPSDVMWKPEPMVAMSSDEILAAAGTKYTFSPNVWMLKKAVRQYGLEKLGTVAIPCQSMGIRKMQSYPFGVKNVADKIALMLGIFCMENFPYESLRTFISEKAGVDFDLVEKMDIGKGKFWIETADQTLSIPLKETHGYEQNGCKVCLDYVAELADVSTGSVGTPDGWSTVFVRTDAGETIFKQAVEAGVIETKSMDNVKPGLGLLEKLATDKKTKAMKVIDERKAMGLPVPFKGSAEKEDPLANV